From one Paenibacillus sp. FSL K6-1330 genomic stretch:
- a CDS encoding SLC13 family permease — translation MDVSVTVLGALTALVVAIVLILRKVPPAYGMMIGALAGGVVGGIGLVDSVNLMMDGAKGMIPAVLRILAAGVLAGVLIESGGAKTIAETLIRKVGETRALFALAFATMVLTAVGVFIDVAVITVAPIAIAIAQRADLSRMAILLAMIGGGKAGNIMSPNPNAISAAEAFNIPLTSMMMAGIIPAVLGLFATYLIAKRLSKKGTKITGQESVDDGAQQLPGFLAAMMAPITAIVLLALRPIAGIVIDPVIALPIGGLVGALCMGRIKQINQFAVSGLGKMSGVAVMLLGTGTLAGIISNSQLKDVIIDSLASSGLPAYLLAPISGAFMSLATASTTAGTAVASSVFGSTIMGLGVASLGAAAMIHAGATVFDHMPHGSFFHATGGSVNMAMKERLRLIPYETAIGLVLAVVSTLVFGVFGWFL, via the coding sequence ATGGACGTATCTGTAACTGTACTTGGTGCTTTGACGGCATTGGTTGTGGCGATTGTGCTTATATTGCGTAAAGTCCCTCCTGCCTATGGCATGATGATTGGGGCACTTGCCGGAGGGGTCGTCGGCGGAATCGGGCTGGTTGATTCGGTGAATTTGATGATGGATGGCGCGAAGGGCATGATTCCGGCCGTGCTGCGCATCCTGGCAGCCGGCGTGCTTGCCGGCGTCTTGATTGAATCGGGCGGCGCGAAGACGATTGCCGAAACGTTGATCCGCAAGGTCGGCGAGACGCGTGCGCTGTTTGCGCTGGCGTTCGCGACGATGGTACTGACGGCGGTCGGCGTATTTATCGACGTCGCGGTCATTACGGTGGCGCCGATTGCGATCGCGATTGCGCAGCGCGCCGACTTGTCCCGCATGGCGATATTGCTTGCCATGATCGGCGGCGGGAAGGCCGGCAACATTATGTCGCCGAATCCGAACGCCATCTCGGCGGCAGAGGCATTCAACATTCCACTGACATCGATGATGATGGCAGGAATCATACCGGCTGTCCTTGGGCTTTTTGCCACTTATCTGATCGCGAAGCGCCTGTCCAAAAAGGGAACGAAGATCACGGGCCAGGAAAGCGTAGACGACGGCGCTCAGCAGCTTCCGGGCTTCCTGGCAGCGATGATGGCTCCGATCACGGCGATTGTGCTGTTGGCGCTGCGCCCGATTGCCGGCATCGTCATCGATCCGGTTATCGCGCTGCCGATCGGCGGGCTCGTTGGCGCCTTGTGCATGGGCCGCATCAAGCAGATCAATCAATTTGCGGTATCGGGCTTGGGCAAAATGTCGGGCGTGGCTGTCATGCTGCTCGGCACAGGGACGTTGGCCGGCATTATATCGAATTCGCAATTGAAGGATGTCATCATCGACAGTCTGGCCTCCTCCGGCTTGCCGGCTTACTTGCTTGCGCCGATAAGCGGCGCGTTCATGTCCTTAGCCACCGCTTCGACAACAGCAGGTACCGCAGTCGCCAGCTCGGTGTTCGGCTCGACGATTATGGGGCTTGGCGTTGCTTCCCTGGGCGCTGCGGCGATGATTCACGCCGGGGCGACTGTCTTCGACCATATGCCGCACGGCAGCTTCTTCCATGCAACGGGCGGAAGCGTTAATATGGCGATGAAGGAGCGGCTGCGCCTTATTCCGTATGAGACCGCAATCGGTCTCGTCCTGGCCGTCGTATCGACATTGGTGTTCGGCGTGTTCGGCTGGTTCTTGTAA
- a CDS encoding glycerate kinase, whose amino-acid sequence MKVVIAPDSFKESLSALEACHAIEKGIRAVYPEADIVNVPMADGGEGTVQSLVDATGGRLVHREVTGPLGTPVTAFYGILGDGKTAIIEMAAASGLALVPPEQRNPLATTTRGTGELITSALNEGVSTIILGLGGSATNDGGAGMAQAIGVRLLDADGSEIGHGGGELHRIARIDTGGADPRLKQVAFVAACDVDNPLTGERGASAVFGPQKGADPAMVQQLDGNLDHYAAMIKACLGRDVAQIPGAGAAGGLGAGMLAFLAAELKRGVDIVIEATGLASQVKDADLVITGEGRIDGQTIYGKTPMGVAKTAKRYGVPVIGIAGSLADGHEAVLEHGIDIVFTIVPGVCSLDDAIRQAAANMERTARNMAMTLKCGSKLA is encoded by the coding sequence ATGAAGGTTGTAATTGCTCCAGACTCATTTAAAGAGAGTTTATCCGCATTAGAGGCATGTCATGCCATAGAGAAGGGAATACGCGCCGTGTATCCCGAAGCGGATATCGTCAATGTGCCGATGGCTGACGGCGGGGAGGGCACGGTACAGTCTTTGGTGGATGCGACAGGTGGACGATTGGTTCACCGCGAAGTGACGGGACCGCTTGGCACCCCCGTGACCGCGTTCTACGGCATACTTGGTGACGGAAAGACCGCGATTATCGAAATGGCGGCCGCCTCGGGACTAGCGCTTGTGCCGCCGGAGCAGCGCAATCCGCTCGCGACGACGACGCGCGGTACCGGCGAGCTTATTACGTCGGCGCTGAACGAAGGCGTCAGCACGATTATTCTCGGCTTGGGCGGCAGCGCCACGAACGACGGCGGCGCTGGCATGGCGCAGGCGATCGGGGTGCGGCTGCTTGACGCCGATGGCTCGGAAATAGGCCATGGCGGTGGAGAGTTGCATCGCATTGCCCGCATCGATACGGGCGGAGCCGATCCGCGGCTGAAGCAAGTTGCCTTCGTGGCCGCGTGCGATGTGGACAACCCGCTGACCGGAGAGCGCGGCGCATCGGCCGTATTTGGCCCCCAAAAAGGCGCCGATCCAGCCATGGTACAGCAGCTTGACGGCAATCTCGACCATTATGCGGCGATGATTAAGGCATGCTTGGGCCGCGACGTGGCCCAGATTCCCGGCGCTGGCGCAGCCGGAGGGCTTGGCGCCGGTATGCTCGCTTTTTTGGCCGCTGAGTTGAAGCGGGGCGTGGATATTGTTATCGAAGCGACGGGGCTGGCTTCGCAAGTGAAGGATGCGGATCTCGTCATTACGGGAGAAGGCCGCATCGACGGCCAGACGATTTACGGCAAAACGCCGATGGGCGTGGCCAAGACGGCCAAGCGGTACGGAGTGCCGGTCATCGGCATCGCGGGCTCGCTTGCGGACGGGCATGAAGCGGTGCTTGAGCATGGCATCGATATCGTGTTCACGATTGTGCCCGGCGTATGCAGCCTGGACGATGCGATAAGACAAGCCGCCGCCAATATGGAGCGTACAGCGCGCAATATGGCGATGACGTTAAAATGCGGTAGCAAGTTGGCTTGA
- a CDS encoding MerR family transcriptional regulator, producing MGIRPIDIAKKLGVTTSALKHYEKWGIVPPAKRAPNGYRIYTEEHAAYFECIRAMFPGFGVDVTKQVMIKLQENELDEALWIVSEVQANLQQDKILAERTIRILETEQLDVVDARGRKRELTIGEVAEETGVPTSAIRHWEKEGVLNLPRDQDNGYRKFDGAQIRQIMIIRILRSANYPLEVIKDVLHELEHHQVHNARRVLKDTLVYLNYRNHNQIRGVHYLYQLCQVLKLM from the coding sequence ATGGGTATCAGACCGATTGATATCGCCAAGAAACTGGGGGTTACCACAAGTGCGCTCAAGCACTATGAAAAATGGGGAATTGTCCCTCCTGCGAAGCGTGCTCCGAACGGTTACCGGATATATACCGAGGAGCATGCCGCTTACTTTGAATGCATCAGAGCCATGTTTCCCGGTTTCGGCGTAGACGTTACAAAGCAAGTGATGATCAAACTGCAGGAGAACGAGTTGGATGAAGCGCTGTGGATCGTAAGCGAGGTCCAGGCCAATCTGCAGCAGGATAAAATCCTCGCGGAGCGGACCATCCGCATTCTGGAAACCGAGCAGCTTGACGTTGTCGATGCCCGTGGCCGGAAAAGAGAGTTGACTATCGGGGAGGTTGCGGAAGAGACCGGCGTTCCTACCTCGGCCATCCGCCACTGGGAGAAGGAAGGCGTCCTTAATCTGCCTCGGGATCAGGATAACGGCTACCGGAAGTTCGATGGCGCGCAGATCCGGCAGATCATGATCATTCGGATTCTTCGCTCAGCCAATTATCCGCTTGAAGTCATTAAGGATGTACTGCATGAGCTCGAGCATCATCAAGTTCATAACGCCAGACGGGTGCTCAAGGACACGCTGGTTTACCTCAATTACCGCAACCATAACCAAATACGCGGCGTGCACTATCTATATCAGCTGTGCCAAGTATTGAAGTTAATGTAA
- a CDS encoding DUF4097 family beta strand repeat-containing protein, which produces MRKHSMMAVKISSLLIFAVLVGCDAAQNADEAVNRELDKLAQVGNIAGDSALAISDHVKREGKEFELTTAQEVGTAEGLAIDHAVGNVELIAAPGDEIKVKTTVWFNEGFFKNDNIRTQVTEQAATSFTLKDDILELRTHPMEDSSKSLWDWSQKQFGDSGFMIDYVIEVPEDLQHIRIKNDVGKIRVNELKGDFDLQLGAGEIQLAKTEITGNSKIVSEAGSVKLDLEQIDKDSTLTANTSAGSITAMFAPSMKYTLDTETELGQITGASRGQSDINGGGAKISLTTALGSIKVNP; this is translated from the coding sequence ATGAGAAAACATAGCATGATGGCAGTGAAAATTTCATCGCTGTTGATATTTGCCGTGCTGGTCGGATGTGACGCCGCCCAAAATGCGGATGAAGCGGTAAATCGGGAGCTTGATAAATTAGCGCAAGTCGGGAATATAGCCGGCGATTCAGCACTTGCTATCAGTGATCATGTAAAGCGGGAAGGGAAAGAGTTCGAGTTGACGACGGCTCAGGAAGTCGGCACAGCCGAGGGACTGGCCATCGACCATGCCGTAGGCAATGTGGAGCTCATCGCTGCACCCGGTGATGAGATCAAAGTGAAAACGACCGTGTGGTTTAACGAAGGCTTCTTCAAGAATGACAACATTCGTACCCAGGTTACGGAGCAGGCCGCTACTTCCTTTACGCTCAAGGACGACATCCTGGAATTAAGAACGCACCCTATGGAGGACTCCAGCAAGAGTTTATGGGATTGGTCGCAGAAGCAATTTGGCGACTCCGGATTCATGATAGATTATGTGATCGAAGTACCGGAAGACCTGCAGCATATCCGCATCAAGAATGATGTTGGGAAGATTCGGGTGAACGAATTGAAGGGGGATTTTGACCTTCAGTTGGGAGCCGGGGAAATTCAGCTCGCCAAAACGGAAATCACGGGCAATTCCAAGATCGTATCCGAAGCGGGCAGTGTTAAGCTGGACCTTGAGCAGATCGATAAGGACAGCACGCTGACGGCCAATACATCGGCAGGCAGCATCACGGCCATGTTTGCGCCGTCCATGAAATACACGCTGGATACCGAAACCGAGCTTGGACAGATTACTGGAGCAAGCCGGGGTCAGAGTGACATAAACGGCGGCGGAGCGAAAATATCCCTGACGACCGCCCTTGGTTCCATCAAAGTTAATCCATAA
- a CDS encoding LysR family transcriptional regulator: MEMLQLKYFVTVARLEHMTKAAEELHIAQPALSKTISRLEENLGAPLFERQGRQIRLNPYGKAFLAKAKAALQLLEEGRREVEDLAGLEHGRIHMALSNMEQLREPLRLFLSKHPKVNFHIIQSSMEDMVQTIEHNEVDFFLTSMPIRHPDIRSLPLLVEEVFLAVPPTHRLAEKNQIHLSEAAGESYVGYKEGHPYQKMNNEFCKQAGFQPKVVCEVEDPGTIADLVRSGFGVALIGECRSGEELKLTKLSIREPQTRRIFQIAWLESRYLSKAAIAFRDFLVEYYAESR, from the coding sequence ATGGAAATGTTACAGCTGAAGTATTTTGTAACCGTAGCAAGACTTGAACATATGACCAAAGCCGCAGAGGAGCTCCATATTGCTCAGCCGGCGCTCAGCAAGACCATTTCCAGACTCGAAGAGAATCTCGGCGCTCCGTTATTTGAACGCCAAGGCCGGCAAATCCGTCTCAATCCGTATGGCAAAGCATTTTTGGCAAAAGCCAAAGCAGCCCTGCAGCTGCTGGAAGAAGGACGGAGGGAAGTCGAGGATCTGGCGGGACTGGAGCATGGGCGCATTCATATGGCCTTATCCAACATGGAGCAACTCAGAGAGCCTTTAAGATTGTTTCTAAGCAAACATCCAAAAGTCAACTTTCATATCATCCAGTCTTCGATGGAGGATATGGTTCAGACCATTGAACATAATGAGGTTGATTTCTTTCTCACTTCCATGCCCATCCGGCACCCGGATATACGGAGCTTGCCTTTGCTCGTCGAAGAGGTGTTCTTGGCCGTTCCCCCCACCCACCGTTTAGCCGAAAAAAATCAAATTCACTTAAGCGAGGCTGCAGGAGAATCATATGTCGGTTATAAAGAAGGCCATCCGTATCAGAAGATGAATAATGAGTTTTGCAAACAAGCCGGTTTTCAGCCGAAGGTCGTCTGCGAGGTGGAAGACCCCGGAACCATAGCCGATCTGGTCCGTTCTGGATTTGGCGTAGCTTTAATCGGTGAATGCAGAAGCGGCGAGGAGTTAAAGCTGACGAAGCTAAGCATTCGAGAGCCTCAGACTCGTCGCATATTCCAAATTGCATGGCTGGAATCCAGGTACTTGTCCAAGGCCGCGATTGCCTTCCGTGATTTCCTCGTGGAATATTACGCGGAATCACGGTAA
- a CDS encoding NADP-dependent oxidoreductase, which translates to MKAAAFSTIGPPDVLRVLEFEDPQAGNGQIRVKVKAAGVQPADCGIRGSGWAPPGVTLRMPQILGNEFAGTIDQVGEGVTGFEVGEDVIGWSLLACYAEYVVVSTDQVVRKPDSMPWEEAGVLTASGQTAHTALGTLGVGHGDTVLIHAAAGGVGSFAVQIARAWGARVIGTASERNHDYLRSLGAVPVVYGPGLVDRVKAAAPEGVSAALDAAGEEALRASVELVGDRSRIGTIVAFDQVEELGVCAIRSQRSKDRLAELVQLYEQGKLKIHVSRTFSLSEAAEAHRAVESGHVRGKVVLRIAMEE; encoded by the coding sequence ATGAAAGCCGCTGCGTTTAGTACGATTGGACCGCCGGATGTCCTGCGTGTCTTGGAATTTGAAGATCCTCAGGCCGGTAACGGCCAGATAAGGGTTAAAGTCAAGGCTGCAGGCGTGCAACCGGCCGACTGCGGGATCAGGGGGAGCGGCTGGGCGCCGCCCGGCGTGACATTGCGGATGCCGCAAATCCTTGGTAACGAGTTCGCTGGAACGATAGATCAGGTAGGTGAGGGGGTCACCGGCTTTGAGGTTGGAGAGGACGTCATTGGCTGGTCTTTACTCGCCTGCTACGCTGAGTATGTGGTGGTCAGCACAGATCAAGTTGTACGCAAACCGGATTCCATGCCTTGGGAAGAAGCCGGAGTCTTGACCGCATCGGGGCAAACCGCTCATACGGCACTTGGGACGTTAGGGGTTGGTCACGGGGATACGGTCTTGATTCATGCGGCAGCAGGTGGCGTCGGTTCTTTTGCCGTCCAGATCGCTCGTGCCTGGGGAGCCCGGGTCATCGGAACGGCGAGCGAGCGAAATCATGATTATCTTCGTTCACTGGGCGCTGTTCCTGTTGTTTATGGCCCAGGTCTTGTAGACCGGGTTAAGGCGGCAGCCCCCGAGGGAGTGAGTGCTGCACTTGATGCAGCTGGCGAAGAAGCGCTGCGAGCCTCGGTGGAGCTTGTCGGAGACCGGAGCCGCATCGGCACGATTGTAGCCTTTGATCAGGTAGAAGAACTGGGAGTTTGCGCGATCCGCAGTCAGCGATCCAAGGATCGATTGGCCGAACTGGTTCAATTATATGAACAAGGGAAATTGAAGATCCATGTGTCCCGGACATTTTCGCTGAGCGAAGCGGCAGAAGCGCATCGCGCCGTGGAGTCCGGCCATGTTCGGGGGAAGGTCGTGCTGCGGATAGCGATGGAGGAATGA